TACAGAACTCGAACCCGGAGCGTACGGGATTCGGGAACCGAAGGCCGGCGGGCGGGTGCCGGTGCCTGTCGATACGATCGATGCGGTGCTCGTGCCGGGCGTTGCGTTTGACCGGCGGGGCGGCCGGTTGGGTTACGGCGGCGGGTACTATGACCGGTTTTTGCTGCTGCTCCGTTCCGATGCTTTAAAAATCGGACTGGCCTATGAACTCCAACTGGTGGAGGAAGTGCCGGCTGAGGAGCATGATGTGCAGCTGGATTTGCTGGTGACGGAAAACGCTGTCGTAAACTGCAGATGATCCTGATTGAAGGAGTGGCCTTTGATGGAAGACAAGGTAGTGATGATTACCGGGGCAAGCCGGGGAATCGGCGAAGCGGTGGCGCTGGAGTTTGCAAAACGGAAAGCGAAAATCGTGCTGGTCGCGCGCACCCCGGAAGATCTGGAACGGGTGCGTGGACGCGTGTTGGACGCCGGCGCGGAAGACGTTTTGACGATCACGACCGATATCTCGAAGGAAGAAGAAGTCGAAGTGATGCTCGATGTCACATTGTCCCGCTTTGGGCGAGTGGACATTTTGGTCAACAATGCCGGGGTCGGCTACTTCAAACCGGTAGTGGATACCACCCTGTCGGAATGGCAGACGATGTTTGACGTGAACGTGACCGGGCTGTTCCTTTGCACGCGCGGCGTGCTGCCGAAGATGCTGGAGCAGGGGAGCGGCCACATCATCAATATCTCATCGGATGTGGGACGGCGAACGATCGCCGGTGGAGCGGGCTACTGCGCCACCAAGTTTGCGGTGCAGGCGTTCGCCGATGCGCTGCGAAAAGAGGTGCAGCGGCAAGGGATCAAAGTGACCAACATTCTGCCGGGTATGACCGATACCTATTTTGCCAACAGCGAGCAAGGAGCGGAGCACAAGCGGGACTGGCTGAAAGCGGAGGATATCGCCCGTGCCGTTCTGTACGCTGCCAGCCAGCCGCCGGGTGTGCTGGTGGATGATATCACGCTTCACCCGATGGTGCAGGAATACTGAAGCGCCGAAGTGAAGCGAAGTATCGCAGCCGATTGGGAGAAAAAACGGGTACAGGAGTTGGATGGATGCAGACAGAGCGCTATGTGATCGGATTGGGGTATGGCGGGTCGCTGCAGGCGATGGGCCGGTTCGAGTGGGATTTTCGCTGCAGCCTGGGGTTGCGCGATCCGCAGGATGTCGGCGGACGGGAAGCGTTTCTGAACGATTTTGCCGCTGCCACGTCGCCGGAAGCGCCGGTCGTGCTGGTGCTGGACGATTACAATCCGGCATTGTTTCGCACCTTTATGGAACAGGGAAAGCAGGCGATCCGCAAATCCCCCGATCTGTATGTGTTTGTGGTGGCAGAGGATCAATCGGCGGATCCGCCAGTCCAGTATTTTCTCAACATTGAATCGGATCCGGTCGGTGAATCGCTGCTGCCGCATCAGATGATACTGGATGCGGAAGGGGTGCCCGATGGGGTGCTGCTGTTTTTGCAAGATCGTTTGGGCGTCCGGTTTTACCGCAGAGATGAGGA
The window above is part of the Effusibacillus pohliae DSM 22757 genome. Proteins encoded here:
- a CDS encoding 5-formyltetrahydrofolate cyclo-ligase, coding for MDKNELRRRILARRNGLDGAERAKKNEAIFRNLVSIPQVQAAGTFLLYLDFRGEVETARILQWGWQAGKRMAVPVTVPAERKLVPVEIRSFTELEPGAYGIREPKAGGRVPVPVDTIDAVLVPGVAFDRRGGRLGYGGGYYDRFLLLLRSDALKIGLAYELQLVEEVPAEEHDVQLDLLVTENAVVNCR
- a CDS encoding SDR family oxidoreductase, producing MEDKVVMITGASRGIGEAVALEFAKRKAKIVLVARTPEDLERVRGRVLDAGAEDVLTITTDISKEEEVEVMLDVTLSRFGRVDILVNNAGVGYFKPVVDTTLSEWQTMFDVNVTGLFLCTRGVLPKMLEQGSGHIINISSDVGRRTIAGGAGYCATKFAVQAFADALRKEVQRQGIKVTNILPGMTDTYFANSEQGAEHKRDWLKAEDIARAVLYAASQPPGVLVDDITLHPMVQEY